In a single window of the Diospyros lotus cultivar Yz01 chromosome 10, ASM1463336v1, whole genome shotgun sequence genome:
- the LOC127812082 gene encoding uncharacterized protein LOC127812082 — protein sequence MTKTTGTRSFARVRAEQAEILGHEPSAWEMFKVTYKKKDGSMVDSTSKEIVDKIQSLVTQRAEEEPSQAIDENEIFSEVMGRERHGRIRGYGFGPTPSSILGKIPSHHELVTELEQMRQHNNGLKNEMQLLKEKNEASSIELDQVKERQSIFEAFMEDVRAGRIRNNN from the exons ATGACTAAAACTACAGGCACTAGAAGTTTTGCTCGAGTTAGAGCTGAACag GCTGAAATATTAGGACACGAACCGTCTGCATGGGAAATGTTCAAGGTGACATACAAGAAAAAAGACGGGTCAATGGTTGATTCcacatcaaaagaaatagtg GACAAAATTCAATCTTTAGTAACCCAAAGAGCTGAGGAAGAACCTTCTCAAGctattgatgaaaatgaaattttttctgaAGTAATGGGAAGAGAAAGACATGGACGTATTCGTGGGTATGGATTTggaccaactccttcttctaTCCTTGGAAAGATTCCATCTCATCATGAGCTTGTTACAGAACTAGAACAAATGCGACAACATaataatggtttgaaaaatgaaatgcaacttttgaaagagaaaaatgaagcgtCGTCGATAGAATTGGACCAAGTCAAAGAAAGACAATCaatttttgaagcttttatGGAAGATGTTAGGGCAGGAAGGATTAGAAATAACAATTGA